The genomic segment GGACTTTTAAAGAAAACATATTTCTGTGCATTTACAACAGAAAACGAATAAAATAAAAGACTGATAATTAAAATAATATTTTTCATAATAGATCATTAATTATATTTACAAACAACTCCATTCTCCATAAGAGAAATATATCCCAATAATGCACCCCAATGATAGAATTTATCACTTCTTACAACATCATCCCCTATACCAGTAAGAGCATTATAATTTTCAAAAACATAACCATGTGATAACCAAGACTTCAATAACAAATTCTTAGATTTTTCAGCAAAAAGGCGTTTCACTTCCCGAAACTCATAGTTATTCAGCCCCATATAAACCAAAAAATTCAATGGAGCCCATATACGTCCCCTCCAATACTCATTATCCTTAAAAGCCGGATCATTTTTCGGAACAGATGGAATCACATACTTTCCCCAAAATTCATTAGTATTCAATAAATGCTCTTTTACCATTCGTTCAGCTTGATTTTGTGTAGGTGCTTTTGCCAACAATGGATAAAAGCAAGTAGGCGAGGTACGATAATTAAAATCCATGGTCCTAGTAGAACGATTGTAATAAAAACCTGTCTTTTCATCCCATAAGCCTTTCAAATTAGCACGATAATAATCCGCACGCTCCCTAAGCTCCATAGCATCTTTCTTATAATTAAGTTCCTCTGCTATCAATGCCAAATAATCACAATCCATTACATACAATGAAGATATACCCACATCCTGTTGCTCCAATAAGTGTTTCTGCTTATTAAAAGATACTCCATCATACATAGGTGAATTGTCCAGGCCCGACTCCAAAACAGCTCCATAATGACAATTCGTATCAAATTCAGATCTAAAATAAGTAACCTTTTCATAAGGATTACTTCCCAAACATAATAGACCTTTATCCTCCCTATTCTTACTCCACCAACGATTCCAAGTCAACAATTCTTTATAAAGTAACTCCAAAAACCACTTCTCTTTATATTGTTTGTACAACATCCAAACAACCAAAGAACCGACAGGTGGCTGAGAGCGGTCTCTTGATTTAAAGCCATTACTATAAAAGCAATTGGGTATAAAACCACATTCAGTTATTGCTTTGGTTATCTCCACAGCATTTGCATAAGCCAATTCCTTACTACCAACAGCCAGCATCATCGCTGCAAAATAAGTATCCCAACAAAACAACGTAAAACCACCGAAATCTTCACTGGCAAACCATTCAGAACTCCAAATCCGGCTGACAGGGGTTATCACTTTCCTAATACTGGGATCATATATATTATCCCATGCCAAAACACTTTGCATGGCATTGTAGCAATCGTAATTCTCACCAAACCTTTTTTTATTAGTTGTAACAAATTCTTGCGCCTGTCTCTTTACAAAAGCAGTTGCTTTCTCCAGACTCATAGCCTCTCCGCAACAAAGTGCAATCGGAGAATTCAAAGAAACAATAAACTCCTTGCCTTTTTTCTCCAGAAGTTCACCTTCTATATATGTTTCTATTTCAACAGCCCTATCGCGTGATGCCAAAACAAAACTTCGAGTATTTACAACCAGTGTATTACCACGTTTCCAAAGAATTTCAGGAATTACTGCCAATCTCCCTCCTTTTTTTGTTTCAGCCAATGGTGTAATCAAAATCACATTTTTAAGTCCTATGGCAGCACTTTCCACTTGCAATTTGTAACCACGCCAATTCACTGTTATTTTAGTATAGGTTCCATCAAAAGAATGAGGCCCGGGCTGCAATATAGGCGCCCCTTTACTTCGGTCACCAATTCTAAATTTCTTCACTCGGCTCCCATCAGAATCAATCATGTTGAGATCAACAGCAAAGCCATAAGGAAGAAACACGTGCGTCAATACGCTACGAGTATCCCAAGTATTCCACCCAGAGGCCAATTTTTTCTGTAAATTTTCGTAGAGTTTCTCCGGAGAATTTGCAGACAAAACCTTAAAAGAAGAAATTACCAAGCCTAATATAAGCAAAACAAGCAAAAAAATCCTTTTCATAGTGTTATGATTAAGTTAGTTACACACAATCTCAATACCCCATGTAGAGAACCACAAGAGCTTTTCTACCTGTGCAAAATAAAGAACTCAGTCTTAAAATATAGGATTATCTTCTATTAAAGGAATATTAAAAAAGCGCTTAATCATTACAATTAAACGCTTTATTATTAAAATATTATCACTTACACCTCTTGGCATAAGAAAGCATCTAGTTTTATGTCATTGAAAGCTATTTGTACAAATTACATAAAGGTACTTTATACTCTTCTCCCAAAGAGTCTTTATACTCCTTACAAAAACGATCATAAACACTTTTCACAATACCTTTTTTACCTTGTGCAAAAAGGACAGAGCATTTGGCAACTAAAGCTTCCTCACTCAAAGGATCATGCAAAAACAATATATCAGCAATGCGTAGTACCGTATCATAATTATTACGCTGCACATTCAACAAATTTCTCAGCAAATCAATGGAAAGACTGGAATAAGAATCTTTGAATTCATCCAACCAATCAACAATTGTATTTGAAAGCAACGGACCATACAATAATATCTCCAGTATTTGATTTAGCAGCTTATCATCTCCATGTTCTTCATTTTTTTCTTTAAATTGACGAATACACTCCAATGCCATCCGATAATCACAAAAAACACCTTCCCCCCATCTGATGCACAAGAATCCCATATCACTGATAATCTCTACATCACCTACTTTTTCTAACAGTACACGCAACTTACGCAAAGTTACATTTCGATTATTACGAGCAGCCTCTTCTTCTTTATCTGACCATAAAATATCTGTAACTTTTTTAGTCAAAATACCTTGTTTGTTCTTTTCTGTATAAAGGACAAGCAATACAAGTAAACTTTTCAACCGAGGTGTAAAAGCACCAGTTATATCATTACCGTCTTTATCACGGACATTAAATGTACCTAATAACGAGATTGCCGAACGGCTTCGATCAAAGAACTTTTCTACCTCCACTGTTTCTTCTACTGATTCACTAAAATGAAAAGTTTCTATTGGAGTATCGCTGCTTTTTATATCTTCAGAGATCGCCCTATTTTTACCACACTTTATTCGGTAGATAAAGAAAAACGCCCCTCCTAGCAACACTATACCACACAACCACCACAACCATACAGGTGTTAAACTTTTATCTGCAACCTGCATAATTTCATTATCATTTAACAAAGGAGTATTGATAGAATAAATAGCTACATCATGTGTGCGATCGCTCAAAATCTTATCCATTACCAAATACAACTTGCGATGAGCAGGTGATGAATAAAAACTAAAATCACAATCTTGATAGACTAAATCATTATGAATAGGCTTAGAAACCTCCACCCAAACAGAGTCATTCATAAAAACTTTCCATAGACTGCCTCCATCTTTCATGCTAACTGCATAAAAAGAGCTATCTGAAGGTTCAAAATACATGGAAGATGCCATCATTAATATATCTGTAGACTGCCTTTTCTTCCACACACAACGCGACTTTCCTGTTTTCAAATTAATAGCACATAATTCATAGTAAAAATGAGCATTAAACTCTTGCTTTCCCTGTCTATTTCCACGACCGCCAAAAAGATACAACTCATCTCCCACTATAGCAGCAGCAGATGAATAACGAGGAGAAATCGCAGGAGAATAAGTAACTCCTTCAATTTGCTTCGTACCAACTTTCAATCTGTACAGATCATTTCTATATTGATAAAAACCATATCCTCCAAAAAAATAGAATGAAGAATCACTTGAATTAAAGGTACGTGCATGATTATAATAACGAGGCTCGTCCAAATGCCTTTCACTCAGGCTCCAAGTTCTTTCATCAACAGATAAGAAAGAAACAAGTTTTTCATGTAAAGAGTAAGAAAACAATTGATTTGTTAAAGTGTCATATACCAAATGGTCCGTATATTCCATCACCGGATATCCCTTCTCTACAGTGATTTTATCCATATTACCCGAAATCCCATTTAATATATCTACTTTATCTTGTCGAACTAAATAAAACAAAGCATCACGAGCATTAAAAGCGACGTCCAAACGTCCTGAAGTCTTCTCTGCATATATTTTCCGCCATTCAATATGGTCATCAATCAACCATGAGGGATAGGAAGCCATCGCCCTGGCTCCTTTAACTTCGTCAAGACAGACTTCACCATTATGCTTCCACAATTTCCAATGTCTGATTAAATCCCCATCACTAGTAATTTTTATATCCCTAATATTCATAGGAGCCACATCTGACGAGAAATAAGGAGATTTTCCAAACAAAACTGTGATATCCTCAGTACCCTGCAAAGGTACTATCATCGTAGTATCCTTATCATCATATTTCAAATCGATTTGATTATTCTTTATATTAAGATGCAAAGAAACCGGAATCCATTTATTTTTTTTTATATTAGTATCAATAGAGAACATTCCTTCATTAAAAACTAAAGCCGGGAAGTTCCGATTATTGTCACCTGCCGCAAAAACAAAATGAAGGAATTGGTTTTCATTCGTACATAAATGAAGAATAGCTCCAAAATCAGGCTCATTACGAACCCACATTTGAAAATCTATAGTAAACTCATTCTTCACACGAAAAGGAGAATTTTCATCAAGAGCCAAAGAAGTGCGTTCATTGCCCGGTGCAGAATGAGACTTAAAATAGAGGCCATAATCTGTAGAGGCCAGCACTTTCAAATCTCCCAAAGCAAAGAAACATAATATCCAAATCAACAAATTATTTCTCATAGCATATTGTTAAAAAACACTTTGCAAAGGTAACAAAAAAATCCCCGCGACAAATAAAGGACATAAGATTTTAAAAACAAGATCCTATTAAACTGATATTATGTGCAAATTAATAACAATTTAACCTGGAAGGTAAGTTCCCCTATCTATTTTTGTCACAAAGAACTAAACATTATCTTATTTATTAAAATGAAATAGTATTATGAAAAAAAGATGTTTAAATTACACAGTAGTTAAGTCCTTAATAACCTTTCTTCTATTAGTACATTTTCTATCAGCCTCTACATTTGTAAAAGCTAAAGTACAATTACCCTCCATACTTAGCAGTAATATGGTATTGCAACAACATACAAATGTAAAACTTTGGGGTAAAGCTCAAAAGAATTCTCCCATCACTATAAAAACATCATGGGATAACAAAACGTATAAAACAACAGCAGACAAACAAGGAAAATGGTTGTTAAATATCTCTACACCAGTAGCTGGAGGTCCTTATGAAATTACTTTCAACGACGGAGAGCTCTTAACTTTAAAAAATATATTAATAGGTGAAGTCTGGTTTTGTTCCGGACAATCGAATATGGAAATGCCAATGAGCGGCTTTGACCGCCAACCGACTCAAGGTACAAACGACGTCATTGCCAAAGCAAAAGCCTCTACTCCAATCCGTATCTACAATACAGATTCTAAGGATGGAAAATGGATACGTCAATTTAGCAAAACACCAGAAGAGGATTGTAAAGGTGAATGGTTAGAAAACACTCCTGTCAACGTTTCCCATACAAGTGCAACTGCTTACTTTTTTGCCCGATATCTACAAGAAGTCTTAGAAGTACCGGTCGGTATCATTATATCTTCACTTGGTGGCTCAAAAGTAGAAGCATGGATGAGCCGGGAAGCTATTACACCATTTAAAAGTATCGATTTATCCATACTCAATAATAATGAACCAATAAAAAACATTACAGCTACTCCATGTGTACTTTACAATAGCAAAATAGCACCATTCACTAATTTTACTATTAAAGGCTTTCTTTGGTATCAAGGCGAAAGTAATCGCGACAATGTTGATTTATATAAAGATCTGATGCCCGTCTTTGTCAAAGACATACGTAACAAATGGAATATAGGGGAATTTCCTTTTTACTTTGTAGAGATTGCTCCTTTCAATTATGAAGGAGCAAATGGTACCTCAGCCGCCCGTATGCGCGAAGTTCAACAACAAAATATGAAAGACATTCCTAATAGCGGGATGGTCACTACTTTGGATATAGGGCATCCCGTCTTTATCCACCCGACAAATAAAGAAACTGTTGGTAGCCGTCTGGCTCTTTGGGCCCTTGCCCAAACCTATGGGCAAAAAGGATTCGGCTATGCCACTCCCATTTACAAATCTATGGAAATATCAGGAAATAAAATATACATTAATATAGATAATGCACAACGCGGACTTTGTCCGATGTGGACCCCGCTCGAAGGATTTGAGATTGCCGGTGAAGATAGAATTTTCTATCCGGCTCATGCCGAAATAGAAACCAAAACAACCCGCCTTGCCGTATCATGCGATAAAGTGCAGCATCCGATAGCAGTTCGATACGCTTACAAAAATTATGCAAAAGCAAGTGTATTCAGTACCTATGGTATTCCTGTAGCTCCATTTAGAACAGATAATTGGTAAACACAGATAAAATAAACATGAA from the Bacteroides eggerthii genome contains:
- a CDS encoding MGH1-like glycoside hydrolase domain-containing protein; translation: MKRIFLLVLLILGLVISSFKVLSANSPEKLYENLQKKLASGWNTWDTRSVLTHVFLPYGFAVDLNMIDSDGSRVKKFRIGDRSKGAPILQPGPHSFDGTYTKITVNWRGYKLQVESAAIGLKNVILITPLAETKKGGRLAVIPEILWKRGNTLVVNTRSFVLASRDRAVEIETYIEGELLEKKGKEFIVSLNSPIALCCGEAMSLEKATAFVKRQAQEFVTTNKKRFGENYDCYNAMQSVLAWDNIYDPSIRKVITPVSRIWSSEWFASEDFGGFTLFCWDTYFAAMMLAVGSKELAYANAVEITKAITECGFIPNCFYSNGFKSRDRSQPPVGSLVVWMLYKQYKEKWFLELLYKELLTWNRWWSKNREDKGLLCLGSNPYEKVTYFRSEFDTNCHYGAVLESGLDNSPMYDGVSFNKQKHLLEQQDVGISSLYVMDCDYLALIAEELNYKKDAMELRERADYYRANLKGLWDEKTGFYYNRSTRTMDFNYRTSPTCFYPLLAKAPTQNQAERMVKEHLLNTNEFWGKYVIPSVPKNDPAFKDNEYWRGRIWAPLNFLVYMGLNNYEFREVKRLFAEKSKNLLLKSWLSHGYVFENYNALTGIGDDVVRSDKFYHWGALLGYISLMENGVVCKYN
- a CDS encoding sialate O-acetylesterase; translation: MKKRCLNYTVVKSLITFLLLVHFLSASTFVKAKVQLPSILSSNMVLQQHTNVKLWGKAQKNSPITIKTSWDNKTYKTTADKQGKWLLNISTPVAGGPYEITFNDGELLTLKNILIGEVWFCSGQSNMEMPMSGFDRQPTQGTNDVIAKAKASTPIRIYNTDSKDGKWIRQFSKTPEEDCKGEWLENTPVNVSHTSATAYFFARYLQEVLEVPVGIIISSLGGSKVEAWMSREAITPFKSIDLSILNNNEPIKNITATPCVLYNSKIAPFTNFTIKGFLWYQGESNRDNVDLYKDLMPVFVKDIRNKWNIGEFPFYFVEIAPFNYEGANGTSAARMREVQQQNMKDIPNSGMVTTLDIGHPVFIHPTNKETVGSRLALWALAQTYGQKGFGYATPIYKSMEISGNKIYINIDNAQRGLCPMWTPLEGFEIAGEDRIFYPAHAEIETKTTRLAVSCDKVQHPIAVRYAYKNYAKASVFSTYGIPVAPFRTDNW